A single genomic interval of Osmerus eperlanus chromosome 14, fOsmEpe2.1, whole genome shotgun sequence harbors:
- the ntmt1 gene encoding N-terminal Xaa-Pro-Lys N-methyltransferase 1, producing MSDIVENETIFYAKAEEYWKDVAPTVDGMLGGYGSISNIDLNGSKTFLQKFLGEGEGKTGMGCALDCGAGIGRITKRLLLPLFRSVDLVDVTQEFLDKAKVYLGDQDGKRVENYFCCGLQDFVPQDGRYDVIWIQWVIGHLTDDHLVEFLRRCRGGLRPNGLIVVKDNVAYEGVVPDEVDSSVCRDLALLRSLVGRSGLHIVHEEQQMNFPKEIYQVHMLALR from the exons ATGAGTGACATTGTGGAGAATGAGACCATATTCTACGCCAAGGCAGAGGAGTATTGGAAGGATGTGGCGCCAACCGTGGACGGGATGCTTGGAGGCTATGGCAGCATCTCTAATATAGACCTCAATGGCTCTAAGACGTTTCTGCAGAAGTTCCTTGGC GAGGGTGAAGGAAAAACTGGCATGGGCTGTGCCCTGGACTGCGGCGCCGGCATCGGGCGGATCACCAAGCGCCTGTTGTTGCCTCTGTTCCGCTCGGTAGACTTGGTGGACGTGACGCAGGAGTTTCTGGATAAGGCCAAGGTATATCTGGGTGATCAAGACGGCAAACGGGTGGAGAATTACTTCTGCTGTGGCCTGCAGGATTTTGTCCCGCAGGATGGACGTTATGATGTCATTTGGATCCAGTGGGTAATCG GCCACTTGACTGACGATCACCTGGTGGAGTTCCTGCGGCGTTGCCGGGGTGGCCTGCGGCCCAACGGGCTGATCGTAGTCAAGGACAATGTGGCGTACGAGGGTGTGGTGCCCGATGAGGTGGACAGCAGTGTGTGCCGGGACCTGGCCCTCCTGCGGAGTTTGGTGGGCCGTTCAGGCCTGCACATTGTCCACGAAGAACAGCAAATGAACTTCCCCAAGGAGATCTACCAGGTCCACATGCTGGCCCTTAGATAG